The following coding sequences are from one Triticum aestivum cultivar Chinese Spring chromosome 5A, IWGSC CS RefSeq v2.1, whole genome shotgun sequence window:
- the LOC123106901 gene encoding uncharacterized protein: MAKSGTEEWRRNADTHKMSPEEVRAAGVEASMRPPGRGGGAGEVLHQRGGRLPYGPGTMALMGFGIVGAIGYLVLYQKARPGTPATEVAKVAVGHGDPAVGREVQKRQDEAQPPPPPREGK, translated from the coding sequence ATGGCGAAGAGCGGCACGGAGGAGTGGCGTCGCAACGCCGACACGCACAAGATGAGCCCGGAGGAGGTCCGGGCCGCGGGGGTGGAGGCGTCCATGCGCCCGCCGGGCCGTGGCGGCGGCGCCGGGGAGGTCCTGCACCAGCGAGGCGGCCGCCTGCCGTACGGGCCCGGGACGATGGCGCTGATGGGGTTCGGCATCGTCGGCGCCATCGGCTACCTGGTGCTGTACCAGAAGGCGAGGCCCGGCACGCCGGCCACGGAGGTCGCCAAGGTGGCCGTCGGACACGGCGACCCTGCCGTCGGCCGCGAGGTCCAGAAGCGCCAAGACGAagcgcagccgccgccaccgccacgcgAAGGGAAGTAG